From the genome of Oncorhynchus gorbuscha isolate QuinsamMale2020 ecotype Even-year linkage group LG18, OgorEven_v1.0, whole genome shotgun sequence:
gtatgtgtgtgtaaatgggtgaAGAGTCAGTCTGTCGGAGTCTCCTGGCAGATTTGAGTGCTGATGCGGATTGTATCGAACATTGAGAGGACACTTCAGACTTGTCTTTTATCTACTTTGTGTGCCGTTGTTAAGTGATGAGTTTTATACTGATGGGGGTAAATAAACAGATTGCACCAATACCATTTAATAATGTGGTCATAACCAGTGGTGGAGAGTTAGATGCCTGAAATCCTCTGACCCTAGACTTGGTCAAAGTCCTCCTAGTTTTTAATCTGACAGCTGTGTCTGTATTCTGACCCGTGTGTGTTGTCCCTGTCAGCTACCTGAATGACCTGGAGAGGATAGCCAAAGCAGACTACATCCCCACACAGCAGGATGTGCTGCGGACCAGAGTGAAGACCACTGGCATTGTGGAGACACACTTCACCTTCAAAGACCTACACTTTAAGTGAGTGTACTACTGActtccctggtgtgtgtgtgtgtgtgtgtgtgtgtgtgtgtgtgtgtgtgtgtgtgtgtgtgtgtgtgtgtgtgtgtgggcactaGTTCCCTATTGTGAATCAAAGGTTCCTCGTTCATATTCTGATATGTATTGTTTTGCAGAAAGCAGTGatttagtttctgtctgttgaTAGTGAACGTGAGATGGGTAACCTGATCCTGCCTCATAAGTTAGCTTCAGGATCTGGTTCATTTTGAACCCACTGCTCGCACCACTGCCCAAACGCAAAGGAACCTCCGTTTCTTTCCTCTGTCTTTGTTTCTTTCCTCTGTTTTTGGTCTTCACGCCAAGGCACCATCTTGTCTGGTTGTTACTTTGAAAAGGCAATTTCCAGCTGACTGATCTGGTctggttctctgtgtgtgtcagtttgtGTGTATGGTGGGGAAGTTGTGTGAAAAACTGATGTTCAATGGCAGTGGCTTCCGAAATCAGTGTTCATTTGAATGTGGAATACTCTACATACATAGGCAGCTATTTGTACACCACCAACAACCCCACACAAATAACATGCCCTGCAGCAGTGTTAGCTAGTGTTTAGCTGGGCTGGTGGAATCAGGCTACAGTGAGTGATATTAGAGCTGATGAGAGCCCTGTTGAGGTGAGCACTACTCATTACAGCCCTGAATATTACAGCCCTATGTGTTTGCAGGCTTACACAACCCACTAACACATAGCATAGCAGCACTCCATTACATATGAAATTCACGCAAATATCAGCAGAATTTCTAGCAGGGCTGACAGTACAAAAATAATCTGACAGTCTGTCTGGTATCTGCCAAACAAGACTTCCATGCCACTGTCTCTGCATTTCCTCCTATTGTCTATTTTCAAACGCAGCCTCCCTTGTGGTGATGATTACACGGGCACCACAGCCGAGACTGGCACTTCCACAGCGGACATCTTCCCGGTCGGTTTGCTATGTCCTCATGAAGAAGTCATGCGGAGATGCATCAgggcaacaaacaaacaaacccagATCCGCTCCCTCAGCTCCTCAGCCCCATCTGTCCTGTAACCACGGCAACTGCACTGTACAAAAATGGCGACAAAATGCCAGGGAAAATGGCATGCTCTGTGCAGCGAATGTGCTACAAGTACAGAGAGGCCCTCAGGCCTCCCTTCTCTGTGCCAATCCTGGTATAATGGAATGTGGGGGCTCCTCCAGGAATGTCACATCATCATGGTGCTTCCCTCTCATTAGTGTAATTATGGATCCCAATACAGAGGACATGAATGGCCCTTCAGAAAACCCATGAATCTGTGGAGCCAGCACCGTATTGTTTACACCTTTCCACTTCTTCACAGTCTGCACTCATCAAATGAGATATAGAGTTAGACTAGAGGTTGTTCTGGGAGTTGGGGCTgggcatacagtacagtaccactagTAAACAGCAGTAAAAGGGTGACCCTCACTGGTTGCTTGTGTCCCTACAGAATGTTTGACGTGGGTGGTCAGCGTTCCGAGAGGAAGAAGTGGATCCACTGCTTTGAGGGAGTTACAGCCATCATCTTCTGTGTGGCCATGAGTGCCTACGATCTGGTGCTGGCtgaggatgaggagatggtgaGGCAGGAGATTGTTTTAAGTACCACTGACTGGATCTCTCTTATCCCTTTTTAATGCAGTTTTATTTCTAAAGGAAATGACCTCACATTAATTTTGAGTCGTCTCGATCAACTGGAATTAGATAATGTTTTGTTTTCATTCTCTCCCTTTAGAACCGTATGCATGAGAGCATGAAGCTGTTTGACTCCATCTGCAACAACAAGTGGTTCACAGAGACCTCCATCATCCTGTTCCTCAACAAGAAGGATCTGTTTGAGGACAAGATCACACACAGCCCCCTGACCATTTGCTTCCCAGAGTACTCTGGTAAGACCACAACACAACTTGGAATCCCCTGAATGTTCCATGTTCTCTTGTAGTTGGCAGTGCTTTACGCTGAAATTCTCATGTCAGGCTAGGGAGGTGTCGTTTTTACCAGTGAAAGGAGTCTAGTGGCAACAACCCCGTGAATCCCATCAGTAGAACAGATCAACTTCTCCACCTGATACTAGTTTTCTCCTGATGCATACAGACTCCGTAGCACAACCATTCAAATTCTATGGGCACAACAATCCTCTTAACCTCCTCTCCTATGCCCAGGTCCCAACAAATTTGAGGAGGCGCAGGCCTACATCCAGACCAAGTTTGAGGATCTGAACAAGAAGAAGGACACCAAGGAGATCTACAGCCACTTCACCCAAGCCACCGACACCAAGAACGTTCAGTTTGTCTTCGACGCCGTTACCGACGTCATCATCAAGAACAACCTGAAGGACTGTGGTCTCTTCTAGAGCCTGAGAAATAGTCAAGGTCAGCTTCTACATATGTACAATAAAGCACACACTGGGATCTGTTGATAAATGCACAGAAACCAGCTAGTTAATGTGTTTTGAATGAAAACTTTAAGGTTAATTTTGGATGCattaacctctccctctctctgtgttccctccGATTACTTGAACAGCTCTGACTATAAGGAAGTTTGGAAGAAAAACGTTGTGAAGGAATGCACTGGCCCACCACGATTTCTGCTTTGCTCTGCTTTTGTTAAAGGCACCTAAGAGACTGAGAACTCGGAGAACATTGCAGAATTTCAACGATTGCTGATCCAGTTGCTCGTGTTGTTAACTCTTTGGGCTAAGACCACAAATCAAACATTTGTTATTCATTTTTTTTTAGTTTATTTTCAATTATTAGAGGCATTGGAAAAGGTTTTCATATAAATGCGTTCATTTTACTTTAGGAAATGTGATGTGCAGTGCAAATTCTATTCAACTTTTAATCGCATAAAGCTTATTTTGTAAAAGAAGAACGTGCATGGATAGAGATTATGAATGGGAAAAGGAAGTGCTTttttttaatcatgtttacatatgtTCCTCATTCATAGCCAAACCGCATATTTTTCCTGCATGACTCGAGATGGCAAATATATTCGCTCTGTAATCTGCACAGAATATCTTAACATTCCTTTTACAAAATCtaaataaaaatattaaaaagTAAAACAAAAAAACCTTCACAACCAGGGGAAGGAATGGCAACAAATTCTAACTGATTTAAAGTATGTATGTACCTAACATAATTTTTTATAATACCAATTCCATGTCTTTTGCAGTATGTTTGTGCCTTCACTTAAGTTTACAGCCGATTCATAGATATGCTTTTATCAGTACTGTTTGACCGACTGTAAGCCTACATTTCTCTTCCATTTTTCTCACACCATCTTAACGATAAATAGTGATTGAGGAAAGACCAAATCTAATTGGGAAAAGGTTAGTTTTTTGGTCAATATTAAAATGCTTTGAAAGTCTTAAATAATGATTTAATTTAAATACAAATAAAGATCATCTGATTTACTTGCTCTTGTGTTTTCCTACACATTATTTAGGTCATTTTCACATACTAATGGACAGGTTTTTCATAGAACACATCAGATTTTTCATTCAAATCAGGTTAGAGCTGTTGGTGTAATAAAACCAAATTCCACACATTAGACAAAACaacgtacactacatgaccaaaagaaaatcccatttaaaaatcatgggcattaacatggagttggtccccctttggtGCTAtaagtctccactcttctgggaaggctttccactacatgttggaacattgctgtggggacttgcttccattcagccacgagccaTTAGTGAGgttcggcactgatgttgggcgattaggcctgacaCACAGTCGGCGTTcctattcatcccaaaggtgtttgatggggttgaggttagggctctgtgctggccaatcaagttcttccacactgatctcaacaaattATTTCTGTATGGagcttgctttgtgcatgggggcattgtcatgctgaaacaaactgttgccacaaatttggatgcacagaatcttctagaatgtcattgtatacttTAACTAATGGGctgagcccgaaccatgaaaaacagccccagatcattattcctcttccaccaatctttacagttggcactatgcattggagcaggtagggttctcctggcatccgccaaacccagatttgtccgtcggactgccagatggtgaagagtgaatcgtcactccagagaacgtgtttccactgctccagagtctaaatgtggtgagctttacaccactccagccgatgcatGGTAATTTTTGACTTTTGTGtgactgctcggccatggaaactcatttcatgaagctcccgacaaacagttattgtgctgatgttgcttccagaggccgtttggaactcagtaatgaatgttgcaaccgaggatTGACTATTTATACGTTCTTCAGCAttcagcggtcctgttctgtgagcttgtgtggtctaccactttgcggctgagccgttgttgctcctagacatttccactatacaataacagcacttacagcagctctagcaggggaaacatttgatgaactgacttgtttggaaaggtggcatcctatgacagtgccacattaaAAGTCACTTGGCTCTTCAGTAATGCCATGCTACTGCCAATCTTTGTCCATGGACATTGCATGGCTGTTTGCTAGATTTTATACACcaatcagcaacgggtgtggctgaaatagccacatctactcatttgaatgggtgtccacatacttctgtgtatatatatatatatataaggtataCTGTTGTTGATGCTGAACTACATGAGTACACGCACAGGAATAGTAATTAAGGAGTAGCCTACAACACAGCAGGTCAGCATGATTATGTATTAAATAGTACCTTTTAAAATATCACTCTTACAAACTTCAAATCGACCTTTAATTGAAATCACAATTATGCTAAAATGCCTGATTGCGCACCTACTATGAATCCACCTACTATGAATCCACCTACTATGAATCCACCTACTATGAATCCACCTACTATGAATCCACATACTATGAATCCTCTTCAACTCCAGATGGTATAAACAGCACATAAATCAGTGCAGGTCGTTGATGGTAAGACTGGATGTCCCCTACAACCAACGCCGTTCACCAGTGGAAGAGTTGAACAGGTAACTGCGCCCTGAAACtaacaaaaaaacatgttttccaatTACTTCTCACATTTTAGGCCTGAACCTCAAAACATTGGATTAATTCATATGCTTTGATAAATTGCAGAAGATGTTTAGCTTATATGAATATTGGAACATTTTGGTGGTTTGTAAGCCCAGCCCTTACCTGGATCTTGTGCCTTCCCATCAAACCTCTGAGAGAACAGAAATGACCGGTTAAATCTCTATTAAACCTGGACCCAATGCTGACTGTAACCCATAGTTTTCCATAGGCAATGGACACCTACCATCAGGTCGTCTTGTATGCTGACTTTAGACAGACTGAGGGTGCCATCTAGTGAGGCCTTGGAGAAACACATTCAAAGGTAAACCCATGCTGTTTCACATATCTATTCTCAGCAGGATGCAATTGGAAACCATTGATCCAACTTGCCTGGTCATTTTCACTGGTCCCATTTTGACTCACTTCTGTGTTCAATTGGATTATTAGACTACATTTCTATAAACATCTGTTTTATTTGAGCTAATATGTATAAGAATAATTAACGTCACACACTGCATAAGAGCCTTATCCCAGACCCAAATGGGATTTATCTGCACTGATTAAAAGCAGTAATTCAGACCCAATTATCTCCAACCTCTGTCCAATAATGCATATCATCATTCATAAATAGGCTGTAGCGATAATGATAGTGGGTGTGAAGTAGGTCATACAGACTGGGTGGTCATTCATTTGTAATGAAGGAGACTGCATCTTAATGATGCTTGTCTTGTCCTAATGACCACCATTACTCTAACACTGTACATCCCTATATCCTCCCGATGCCAATCCCCCCCATGAATCAGGCTTTAGGAAACTGTGGTCTGGACCCCAGTTCTAGGAGTTATAGTCATGGTCACGTAACGTGGTCATGGAAAACTCCAGATCATAGACATGACCTATAGATTACATCAAGGACATCATGTCATCAATCAAAGATATACATATAGGGCTGATTTTAGTCAGGTGCCCAGTGATCCAGTAGAGTCCTGTTACTTACACAAACACTGAGGGGGAGCAGAAGGGTGGGAACTCATTGACATCCAAAACGTTGACCGTGACAGTGGCGGTAGCGGAGCGTTCCACTGCCATGCTTGTAGGCTCTGACCAATAGAACACTTTGGGCCAGGGCCCGCTCCGCGTCCAGGTTATAGGCTGTTCTGATGACACCGTCCTCTGATAGGataagagacaggaagagagacagttcAACACTTCGAGAGCAAATCCTCCACTGTTAGAAGATGTATTAATCGACCAAATGACACTGTATAAACTGTATACAGTAGATTACCGTAGAATGCACAGTAAAATACCATACATTTGTTTTACAGCACATTGTAAGACCTTGTAAGACCTTTATGTAATTTCAacagtaaaatactgtaaaaTGCACAGTAAAACAACATAAATGTGTTTACAGTATTAtgatggtgcattgtgggaaaatgcAAGTGGGTAATGAGTCTCTGGCTCATTAATATATTAAGGGGCTATATTTGCTGCACCCATGAGTGAGAATGCTGTGCCACCACAGAATAAAGTAAATACGGTATTTTCGGAATTCTACAAACAATGTCCTGAAATTCTACAGTAACCAATTGCTGCCAGTAATTTACTGTAATTCAGAATACAATATCATACCTAATTTTTTGGAGTGCCAAAAACCTTTTGAACACCAGTgggtgcatggtattgttgtttctcAGTCATTAACATTATTTTgaggctatatttgttgcaccaGTGAGTCCTGTACCAATTTAAGTGATATTTAGTAGTAGTTTCCTCAGAATGAAATGTACATAGGGAACAGATCATTTTTCACTGATGTTGAGGATTTACGCAAAGAAAACGTTGAAATCTCAAATTAGGATTCAGCCATTTATGCATCTCAATGCATTGAGGATATTATAAAAACATTGATTTTCATCACATAAGATTGGTGAGATAAGAATTAGAAAATACAAACCTCTACCAATCTTGAAATGGGGATAATCTTTCACAAAAGTGTAGAGTACATCAGGGATGGTGAGGTTAGCTCTGACAGTAGCTACAATATCCTCGGGTCCTTGGTTCTCAAAGATGGACACATTCTGGGAAACAAGACTGACAAGAGAGCTGGGTTAACCACACTTTTAACATTTAAATCTGATAAAGACAATATTGTATCATAAACCCTATAAATTAGACCTCTTTGGACTGGGAGTGATAGATAAACATTACAAAGGCAAGGCATCATTCTATTGAACTCACAGCAGATCCAGAGGAGGGTTGTAGACTTTCAGCACCTTGATCCTGACTGTCCCAGTACAGTTAGCCCCTTGTTTGTCTCTCAACCACAGACAGCATCAACTCCTGTTCAACAGCAACACACGAGGAGGAAATCATTCTGATAAAAACCAACTTCTAAAACATGTGTTTATACATAAAAGGTATACATAATATCACACCCTCACCCTTGGTCCTGTGTGGTAATCAAATGGGTGGCTTGAGATGATGCTGCCGCCTCCACTGATGTGGAACTGTCCTTCGGAGGAGTTGGGCAACACCTGACTGATAGAGAACTGCAACACAAACCCACAAACCTGAACGGGTATCAACACTCGGTCTAAACCTACACTGAATAGGATTAGGCAATGTCttggtacagtaatacagttgaGATCAGAAAGTCATGAGGAGGTAGTGTGTTTATTACAGAGAGTGTATCATTGCGGTCTGCGTCGGAGGCCAGGACAGTGTAGAGAGTCACAGGAACAGGAAGGTTCTCTGGGACATGAACCTCAACTCCTGTACACAAACACTCATCAGACCATCTACTCATTACAACGTCCCTCGACAATACACTGACCTTATAACATAGCAATAACATCGTAATAAACATGTAATAGCCTTGTAAACAGTGTTTAATGTATGTGTAGTGGTTGAGGTGAGGTTGTGCTACCAGGCAGCTGGAGCAGAGGTTCAcactgtggtgtggtgttctcATCCACCACTCTGATATGGAAGGTCTGCTCTGCACGGCCTGATGAGGTGACCAGGCCCAGACGAACACTCACCATGCTGGCCTTCTCATAGTCCAGAGAACCGCTCAACACTATCTACACATGTACACAATATTAGATGCAAAACATTTATCTTTACTAATGTCTCATTTGTTCACGTGCAAAAcagaggttagggttgaactgtgATCTGGACATAACCCTAGAATTATGGTTGTGGTTGAGGATTGGGGTTGTAGTTGTAGTAAGGCAAGGGTTATTGTTGTGGTCGAGGCTTAGGGTTGTAGTtgtagttgaggctagggttatggttgagccgggctgtggacatgaagctggggttaggtTAGAATGTTTTTTCAGTGTCTTCATCAGTATAAAAAGCAGATGAGAATAATTATGCCTGAGAACTGATATTGGACGAAATTGGCTGTTCTGACCTGGACATTGAAGATACCAGAAACCTTAGTAGGGTTGACGATGGGCGTCTCAAACACTGCTAACTCTGggttgacagagaggatgttgactGTGGGGAGAAGACTGGAGCTCTGCACCTGAAACTCCACCACCACACTCCTGGGACGGGTGCTCTCCGATACAGACACAGAGGCAGGGAGGCCTATGAACCCTAGAGGGAGCCACAGCACAGTCCGCGCAGCTCAAATCTAAACAGAACAATCAGAGCTCCTGTCCAAATCGAATCACATTGTATTTATCACAtacgccgaatacaactggtgtagactttacagtgaaatacttgtCTACAAACCTTTCCCAATTATGCAGAGTTTAAAAGGTAATACAAAATTAAATAGTAACTTACACAAGgagtaaaataaaatacacaagaattgagctaaatacagggagtaccagtaccagaataCACCACTGCACTGAATATAAATATGTAGTGTAGTAGGGCATAGCTACTGATATACTGTCATATTTTACATGGTGTAATAGACTACTGTACAGGGAGAAAGAGCAAGACAGGGGGATTAATAAACTATATTTATTCAATGGTATTAGAAATACAAGATGAATGGCTTTAGCACACAGCAGTGCACTGGGGAGCACTGCAGACACACAGTTAGACACAAACTCCTTTACTGGCAACAAACACAGGTAACTCACCAGTCGCTATGGAAACACACGCTCCTTTGGACCATGAACAGCACAGAATAAGATTAATTAATGAGAGCACTTGATCGATTTGGTTGCAACCATTTGAAGTGTATCTCATCAGACTTTTGACTTCACAACATTGTACAACTGTGGCAGTATAAAATCAGGTTCCATGGTACATCTCCACTACATATACAAAATGTAATAGTCTCAACTTGTTTCGGAAGTCCTATTTTCAATTGATAGAGAAAGGTGGGCTTTTAGTTATGATGTCCATTTACAGCTTGTCCATCGGAATAGATTCATGAAGACACTTCAACATTTTCAGCCCGAGTACCCATTCCTCGATACTTTGATACTTGGATACTCGATATTTCCAACTGACGCAAGTGAGATGGCGTCGACCAGAGAGGGCTAcctcgcttctagtccttaggaaatttttacaagcattttgctacacttgcaataacatctgctaaccatgtgtatgtgaccaatgaaattTGATTTCAAAGATGTATGTTATAGATAGTTCTTAACGAACTCACCGGTCAAAATGTGAAGCTGTAAAAAAAAGTGTTGGGAGCAGTAGACAGAGGAGATTGTAGACACCCATAGCTGGAGGTTACGGCTGGTGTCGTTGACTGGGAAAGCTGATTATCTGGACTGTGTAGAACTGGGAAGACCTAGTAGAGCTAGTaaggctgtgtgttctgtgttcttcaGCCCTGGTTACCAAACAAACATACCCCTCCTCGGATGTAAAGTTCATGACCATATCAACTCTGCCTGGTCCTGACACATTTATGAtcctaaagtttaaaaaaatgaaCTGATAACATGTTGTATTGAGTAAAGAGACTGGGCAACATGTGAAAACTACATAGCAACACATGTATACTGACTGACACATTAGATATGCTCTGTAAACCAAGCAGGGAGAAGGAAACGCCTGGATGTTCCTAAAATGAATTCACATTTCAATCCGTCATCATGCAGTAATG
Proteins encoded in this window:
- the LOC124004356 gene encoding guanine nucleotide-binding protein G(i) subunit alpha-2-like isoform X1; translated protein: MGCTVSQEDKAAQERSKMIDKNLREDGEKAAREVKLLLLGAGESGKSTIVKQMKIIHEDGYSEEECKQYRAVVYSNTIQSIMAIIKAMANLKIDYEDAARADDARQLFALSGAAEEQGILPDDLSNAMHRLWADGGVQGCFTRAREYQLNDSAAYYLNDLERIAKADYIPTQQDVLRTRVKTTGIVETHFTFKDLHFKMFDVGGQRSERKKWIHCFEGVTAIIFCVAMSAYDLVLAEDEEMNRMHESMKLFDSICNNKWFTETSIILFLNKKDLFEDKITHSPLTICFPEYSGPNKFEEAQAYIQTKFEDLNKKKDTKEIYSHFTQATDTKNVQFVFDAVTDVIIKNNLKDCGLF
- the LOC124004356 gene encoding guanine nucleotide-binding protein G(i) subunit alpha-2-like isoform X2, encoding MKIIHEDGYSEEECKQYRAVVYSNTIQSIMAIIKAMANLKIDYEDAARADDARQLFALSGAAEEQGILPDDLSNAMHRLWADGGVQGCFTRAREYQLNDSAAYYLNDLERIAKADYIPTQQDVLRTRVKTTGIVETHFTFKDLHFKMFDVGGQRSERKKWIHCFEGVTAIIFCVAMSAYDLVLAEDEEMNRMHESMKLFDSICNNKWFTETSIILFLNKKDLFEDKITHSPLTICFPEYSGPNKFEEAQAYIQTKFEDLNKKKDTKEIYSHFTQATDTKNVQFVFDAVTDVIIKNNLKDCGLF